The following coding sequences lie in one Lolium perenne isolate Kyuss_39 chromosome 2, Kyuss_2.0, whole genome shotgun sequence genomic window:
- the LOC127333542 gene encoding LOW QUALITY PROTEIN: protein ROLLING AND ERECT LEAF 2 (The sequence of the model RefSeq protein was modified relative to this genomic sequence to represent the inferred CDS: deleted 2 bases in 1 codon), whose product MGCGQSKEDAEGAVARCREQKNLLRAAVEARHGLSGAHAAHAAALRNVGAALSDYASGEAHEGALRHSASAAAVMSSSGGAGAQAAALALPPPPPPGPPEDSPALVRSMSAPDLPLQPAIKKKPSGEAPIMEEDDEGEDPRRPEEEAQLQPPPPPPPTHAPPTRAPPSLPPDAGHKAGSWDEFIFGPRDGISIPPLTLGSSAAASWEAERAEAAAPPPPPPDPEEQAQLPPRPPAPSTAAEEVAEGKKPAVEPVARRALTQKAARRTEGKKGRTVVLVPPQAARLGDILRDLDDHFLKASDSAHEVSKMLEAARMHYHSNFAETRGFVDHSARVMQVITWNRSFKGIPQPEQVKNDLDDDEWETHATILEKLLAWEKKLSHEVKEFEVIKMEYQQKLAALNKKKQRGASSSSLERAKSAASHLHTKYIVDLQTMESTIAEINRLRDQQLYPKLLELVKGMWHMWDAMYAHHKAQFKIISELKSFDISVALRETSEQHNERTVQLWHIVQEWCSQYDKFMRYQKEYVGNLYSWIKLNVIPIDTNLKPNSSQPVETTPPIKRLLHAWHDILEKLPDDATKKAIHTFGEVIHTILVHQDDEIKLRVKIQETRREHEKKKRHFEDWAQKYMEKRAGIPPEAGNSDGTRADPLVERKATVERLELGLKDLEEQYTKQCRVVREKSLSLLRTNLPELFRVVSDFSLQSAAMFKGLWSITSTSDQLDD is encoded by the exons ATGGGGTGCGGGCAGTCCAAGGAGGACGCGGAGGGCGCGGTGGCGCGGTGCCGGGAGCAGAAGAACCTGCTGCGGGCGGCCGTCGAGGCGCGGCATGGGCTGTCAGGGGCGCACGCGGCCCACGCCGCCGCGCTCAGGAACGTCGGGGCCGCGCTCTCCGACTACGCCAGCGGCGAGGCGCACGAGGGCGCGCTGCGCCACTCCGCCTCGGCCGCCGCGGTCATGTCCTCCTCCGGCGGCGCCGGCGCCCAGGCCGCCGCGCTCgcgctcccgccgccgccgccgccgggcccGCCAGAGGACTCGCCGGCGCTCGTCAGGTCCATGAGCGCGCCCGACCTGCCCCTCCAGCCGGCGATCAAGAAGAAACCATCCGGCGAGGCGCCAAtcatggaggaggacgacgagggcGAGGACCCGCGCCGtccggaggaggaggcccagctgcagccgcctcctcctccgcctccgacGCAC GCCCCTCCCACACGCGCCCCGCCCTCCCTGCCTCCGGACGCGGGGCACAAGGCGGGTTCCTGGGATGAGTTCATTTTCGGGCCCCGGGACGGCATATCTATCCCGCCGCTCACGCTGGGATCCAGCGCAGCCGCCTCGTGGGAAGCTGAGCGGGCGGAGGCcgctgcgccgccgccaccgccgcccgaTCCAGAGGAACAGGCTCAGCTTCCGCCTCGACCGCCAGCGCCATCGACGGCTGCTGAAGAAGTGGCCGAGGGAAAGAAGCCAGCGGTGGAGCCCGTGGCGCGGCGGGCGTTGACGCAGAAGGCCGCGAGGAGAACCGAGGGCAAGAAAGGCAGGACGGTGGTGCTGGTCCCGCCGCAGGCTGCAAGGCTCGGCGATATCCTGCGGGACCTCGACGATCACTTCCTCAAGGCATCCGACAGTGCGCACGAGGTGTCCAAGATGCTAGAGGCGGCACGGATGCACTACCACTCCAACTTCGCCGAGACGCGAG GATTTGTGGATCATTCTGCTAGAGTGATGCAAGTTATCACTTGGAATCGCTCATTTAAAGGGATACCACAACCTGAACAAGTGAAGAATGATTTAGACGATGACGAATGGGAAACGCATGCTACCATTCTCGAGAAGCTTCTTGCTTGGGAGAAAAAGCTATCCCATGAAGTGAAG GAGTTCGAGGTTATTAAAATGGAATATCAACAAAAGCTAGCTGCTCTGaacaagaagaagcagcgtggtgcCAGTTCTTCATCACTTGAGAGGGCTAAATCTGCTGCTAGTCACTTGCATACAAAATATATAGTTGATTTGCAAACAATGGAGTCCACAATTGCAGAAATTAACCGGCTGAGAGATCAACAACTGTATCCAAAACTTCTTGAACTTGTGAAAGG GATGTGGCATATGTGGGATGCAATGTACGCGCACCACAAAGCGCAGTTCAAGATCATCTCAGAGCTCAAATCGTTTGACATCTCAGTTGCTTTAAGGGAAACAAGTGAGCAACATAACGAACGGACTGTGCAGCTCTGGCACATTGTGCAGGAGTGGTGCTCACAGTATGACAAGTTCATGAGATATCAGAAGGAGTACGTAGGGAACCTCTACAGCTGGATCAAGCTGAATGTGATTCCCATCGATACCAACCTGAAGCCTAACTCGTCACAACCGGTTGAGACGACGCCTCCAATCAAGAGGCTGCTGCACGCTTGGCACGATATCCTTGAGAAGCTCCCTGATGATGCTACGAAGAAGGCCATACACACTTTTGGGGAAGTTATACATACAATCCTGGTCCACCAGGATGACGAAATAAAACTGAGGGTAAAGATTCAGGAGACCAGGAGGGAacatgagaagaagaagaggcaTTTCGAAGACTGGGCACAGAAATACATGGAGAAAAGAGCAGGCATTCCTCCTGAGGCCGGCAACTCCGACGGAACGCGCGCTGACCCCCTGGTGGAGCGGAAAGCCACCGTGGAGAGGTTGGAGCTTGGTCTGAAAGACCTGGAAGAGCAGTACACGAAGCAATGCAGAGTAGTCAGGGAGAAGTCCCTTAGCCTCCTCCGGACGAACCTGCCAGAGCTGTTCCGTGTTGTGTCAGACTTCTCCCTCCAGTCGGCCGCGATGTTCAAGGGCCTATGGTCGATCACGAGCACGAGTGACCAGCTGGACGATTGA